The following proteins are co-located in the Procambarus clarkii isolate CNS0578487 chromosome 4, FALCON_Pclarkii_2.0, whole genome shotgun sequence genome:
- the LOC123748940 gene encoding formin-2-like: MDDKGEGIAVPGPLLPGRAVPGPLLPGRAVPGPLLPGRAVTGPLLPGRAVPGPLLSGRAVPGPLLPGRAVPGPLLPGRAVPGPLLPGRAVPGPLLPGKAVPGPLLPGRAVPGPLLPGRAVPGPLLPGRAVPGPLLPGRAVPGPLLPGRAVPGPLLPGRAVPGPLLPGRAVPGPLLPGRAVPGPLLPGRAVPGPLLPGRAVPGPLLPGRAVPGPLLPGRAVPGPLLPGRAVPGPLLPGRAVPGPLLPGRAVPGPLLPGRAVPGPLLPGRAVTGPLLPGRAVPGPLLPGRAVTGPLLPGRAVPGAPAARQSSAGAPAARQSSAGAPAARQSSAGGPCCQAEQCRGPCCQAEQCRGLAARQSSAGAPAARQSSAGALLPGRAVPGPLLPGRAVPGPCCQAEQCRGPCCQAEQCRGPCCQAEQCRGPCCQAEQCRGPLLPGRAVPGPLLPGRAVPGPLLPGRAVPGPCCQAEQSRGPCCQAEQCRAPAARQSSAGPLLPGRAVRGPCCQAEQCRGPCCQAEQCRGPCCQAEQCRGPCCQAEQCRGPCCQAEQ, encoded by the coding sequence GCATAGCAGTGCCGGGGCCCCTGCTGCCAGGCAGAGCAGTGCCGGGGCCCCTGCTGCCAGGCAGAGCAGTGCCGGGGCCCCTGCTGCCAGGCAGAGCAGTGACGGGGCCCCTGCTGCCAGGCAGAGCAGTGCCGGGGCCCCTGCTGTCAGGCAGAGCAGTGCCGGGGCCCCTGCTGCCAGGCAGAGCAGTGCCGGGGCCCCTGCTGCCAGGCAGAGCAGTGCCGGGGCCCCTGCTGCCAGGCAGAGCAGTGCCGGGGCCCCTGCTGCCAGGCAAAGCAGTGCCGGGGCCCCTGCTGCCAGGCAGAGCAGTGCCGGGGCCCCTGCTGCCAGGCAGAGCAGTGCCGGGGCCCCTGCTGCCAGGCAGAGCAGTGCCGGGGCCCCTGCTGCCAGGCAGAGCAGTGCCGGGGCCCCTGCTGCCAGGCAGAGCAGTGCCGGGGCCCTTGCTGCCAGGCAGAGCAGTGCCGGGGCCCTTGCTGCCAGGCAGAGCAGTGCCGGGGCCCTTGCTGCCAGGCAGAGCAGTGCCGGGGCCCCTGCTGCCAGGCAGAGCAGTGCCGGGGCCCCTGCTGCCAGGCAGAGCAGTGCCGGGGCCCCTGCTGCCAGGCAGAGCAGTGCCGGGGCCCCTGCTGCCAGGCAGAGCAGTGCCGGGGCCCCTGCTGCCAGGCAGAGCAGTGCCGGGGCCCCTGCTGCCAGGCAGAGCAGTGCCGGGGCCCCTGCTGCCAGGCAGAGCAGTGCCGGGGCCCCTGCTGCCAGGCAGAGCAGTGCCGGGGCCCCTGCTGCCAGGCAGAGCAGTGACGGGGCCCCTGCTGCCAGGCAGAGCAGTGCCGGGGCCCCTGCTGCCAGGCAGAGCAGTGACGGGGCCCCTGCTGCCAGGCAGAGCAGTGCCGGGGGCCCCTGCTGCCAGGCAGAGCAGTGCCGGGGCCCCTGCTGCCAGGCAGAGCAGTGCCGGGGCCCCTGCTGCCAGGCAGAGCAGTGCCGGGGGCCCCTGCTGCCAGGCAGAGCAGTGCCGGGGCCCCTGCTGCCAGGCAGAGCAGTGCCGGGGCCTTGCTGCCAGGCAGAGCAGTGCCGGGGCCCCTGCTGCCAGGCAGAGCAGTGCCGGGGCCTTGCTGCCAGGCAGAGCAGTGCCGGGGCCCCTGCTGCCAGGCAGAGCAGTGCCGGGGCCTTGCTGCCAGGCAGAGCAGTGCCGGGGCCCCTGCTGCCAGGCAGAGCAGTGCCGGGGCCCCTGCTGCCAGGCAGAGCAGTGCCGGGGCCCCTGCTGCCAGGCAGAGCAGTGCCGGGGGCCCCTACTGCCAGGCAGAGCAGTGCCGGGGCCCCTGCTGCCAGGCAGAGCAGTGCCGGGGCCCCTGCTGCCAGGCAGAGCAGTGCCGGGCCCCTGCTGCCAGGCGGAGCAGAGCCGGGGCCCCTGCTGCCAGGCAGAGCAGTGCCGGGCCCCTGCTGCCAGGCAGAGCAGTGCCGGGCCCCTGCTGCCAGGCAGAGCAGTGCGGGGCCCTTGCTGCCAGGCAGAGCAGTGCCGGGGCCCTTGCTGCCAGGCAGAGCAGTGCCGGGGCCCTTGCTGCCAGGCAGAGCAGTGCCGGGGCCCCTGCTGCCAGGCAGAGCAGTGCCGGGGCCCCTGCTGCCAGGCAGAGCAGTGA